In Arvicola amphibius chromosome 1, mArvAmp1.2, whole genome shotgun sequence, one DNA window encodes the following:
- the LOC119814437 gene encoding PEST proteolytic signal-containing nuclear protein-like produces MFVSDDALTANSTGLAVQIRTFPDTIAIHVAWGEAAAAKIADGNAGEEKLEKPQRARAAGGPEEEAEKPVKTKTVSSSNGGESSSRSAEKRSAEEAADLPTKPTKISKFGFAIGSQTTKKASAISIKLGSRKPKETVPTLAPKTLSVAAAFNEYEDSEPEEMPPEAKMRMKNIGRDTPTSAGPNSFNKGKHGFSDNQKLWERNIKSHLGNVHDQDN; encoded by the exons ATGTTTGTTTCTGACGATGCCCTTACTGCCAACTCAACTGGTTTGGCTGTGCAGATACGTACATTCCCTGACACCATTGCCATACATGTTGCTTGG GGGGAGGCCGCGGCGGCGAAGATTGCGGACGGGAATGCGGGAGAGGAGAAGCTAGAGAAGCCGCAGCGAGCCAGAGCCGCTGGAGGAcctgaagaagaagcagaaaaacctGTGAAAACTAAGACTGTTTCTTCCAGTAATGGAGGGGAAAGTTCCAGTCGCAGCGCTGAAAAGCGATCGGCTGAAGAAGCTGCAGACCTCCCAACAAAGCCTACAAAGATCTCCAAGTTTGGATTTGCCATAGGTAGTCAGACGACAAAGAAAGCATCAGCCATCTCCATCAAACTTGGATCAAGAAAGCCTAAGGAAACAGTTCCAACTCTTGCTCCAAAAACCCTTTCAGTAGCAGCAGCTTTCAATGAATATGAAGATAGTGAGCCtgaagaaatgcctccagaagCAAAGATGAGGATGAAGAATATTGGAAGGGACACACCAACATCAGCTGGACCAAACTcctttaataaaggaaagcatGGCTTTTCCGATAATCAGAAGCTATGGGAGCGAAATATAAAATCTCATCTTGGAAATGTACATGACCAAGACAATTAA